A genomic window from Sparus aurata chromosome 14, fSpaAur1.1, whole genome shotgun sequence includes:
- the LOC115595704 gene encoding uncharacterized protein LOC115595704, with protein MAKRKEKCSVVGCRDQHQTLHRVPAAEDKRAAWLKFIFDGNVPAEVGKKLLVCANHFTADCFTNLGEYNAGVVGRLILDVEAVPTLRGIQTDEGHASTSLASSSVLRASTTRNVGCQTEPPKGRSVGTQLSVRTLHSHYRSEAVQATVSCRDFGTSTDPFIASLPVLSSTPIKRPSKRPRLEEEEEEDSLEGSSIMASQGLDPTYDPEDSVTALTETTVMSDAAPTSTQEIRKYIVYETCLMELFEVCAVCKRVCTVKTKRLGTFLSVEQRCNHCEYSRSWNSQPLLDNTPAGNVQLSAAVYISGASFFKLQRVFKAMRLQIFLYDTFRRHARMFIEPAIVYTWKKSQEEMLQRLSEGNKAILGGDMRADSPGHCAKFGSYTTMDLNTNTVVDLQLVQSNEVGGSSNMEKEGLKRSLALLSARGVTLECIVTDRHPQIQKFLRENNITQFYDVWHMEKGISKKLDKISKKKDCQKVKRWVPAIRNHIYWTAASSKTGPERVAKWTSLLNHVQDIHTHEDPIFPKCLHTVRITRDKSKWLSAATPAFYHLEKELTKKTVLKDIAKLSPHHQTSSLEAFHSVILRFAPKNVVYPYLGMLCRLYLAALHYNENADRGQATTSSGDPLFKMSFPKSRKGECRVKPVKTEATFRYVDDLMCMIMEKVFVDPSSYRAEILNMNIPPDLSSQYEHPDKEEVIASYVSRFNQGGGGFEASVSSLGIRKLQTYPKNDT; from the exons ATGGCCAAGCGCAAGGAAAAatgctctgttgttggctgcAGGGACCAACACCAAACACTCCACCGTgtcccagctgcagaggacaaaagagctgcatggcttaagtttatttttgatgGCAATGTCCCAGCAGAAGTTGGAAAAAAGCTGTTGGTGTGTGCAAACCACTTTACCGccgactgtttcaccaacttgggcgAGTACAATGCTGGAGTGGTCGGCAGACTTATACTGGACGTTGAGGCAGTTCCAACTTTGCGAGGAATACAAACAGACGAGGGACAT GCCAGTACATCATTGGCGTCATCATCAGTGTTACGTGCTAGCACTACAAGGAATGTTGGCTGCCAGACTGAGCCACCTAAAGGACGCAGTGTTGGCACACAGCTCTCTGTTAGGACTCTTCATTCACATTACAGAAGTGAAG CTGTCCAGGCTACTGTGTCCTGCAGGGACTTTGGCACGTCCACTGATCCCTTCATAGCCTCACTGCCTGTCCTAAGCTCAACACCCATAAAGCGGCCGTCTAAGAGACCTcgtctggaggaggaggaggaggaggattctCTCGAGGGCAGCTCAATTATGGCGTCTCAAGGGCTGGATCCAACCTATGACCCTGAAGACTCGGTCACAGCTTTGACGGAGACAACAGTCATGTC AGATGCCGCACCCACTTCCACACAAGAGATCAGAAAGTATATAGTGTACGAGACCTGTCTCATGGAGCTGTTCGAGGTGTGTGCTGTGTGCAAGCGTGTATGCACTGTAAAAACCAAAAGGCTTGGGACATTTTTATCAGTGGAACAGCGGTGCAACCACTGTGAGTATTCCCGAAGTTGGAACAGCCAGCCTCTTCTGGATAATACACCAGCTGGGAACGTACAGCTTTCTGCAGCAGTGTATATCAGTGGAGCCTCGTTCTTCAAACTTCAACGG GTGTTCAAGGCAATGCGTCTGCAGATTTTTCTGTATGACACATTCCGTCGGCATGCCAGAATGTTCATAGAACCAGCTATCGTGTACACATGGAAAAAATCGCAGGAGGAGATGCTGCAGCGGCTTAGCGAAGGAAACAAAGCCATACTTGGTGGTGACATGAGGGCTGACTCTCCAG GGCACTGTGCAAAATTTGGTAGCTATACCACGATGGACCTCAACACCAACACTGTTGTCGATCTCCAGTTGGTTCAG AGCAATGAGGTTGGTGGAAGCTCAAACATGGAGAAAGAGGGCCTGAAGAGGAGCCTGGCATTGTTGAGTGCACGTGGTGTAACCCTCGAGTGCATCGTCACCGACCGTCACCCACAAATACAGAAATTCCTGAGGGAGAACAACATCACACAATTCTACGACGTCTGGCACATGGAGAAAG GAATTTCAAAGAAACTAGAcaaaatcagcaaaaaaaaggaCTGCCAAAAAGTAAAGAGGTGGGTGCCAGCCATCAGAAACCACATCTATTGGACAGCTGCATCATCAAAAACGGGGCCCGAGAGAGTGGCTAAATGGACGTCCCTCCTGAATCATGTCCAGGATATTCATACGCATGAGGACCCCATCTTCCCAAAATGCCTCCACACAGTTCGCATTACAAGGGACAAGAGTAAATGGCTCTCAGCAG caACTCCTGCTTTCTACCACCTGGAGAAGGAGCTGACCAAAAAGACGGTGCTGAAGGACATTGCAAAACTCAGTCCCCACCACCAGACATCCTCTTTGGAGGCGTTCCATAGCGTTATCCTGCGGTTCGCTCCAAAAAACGTGGtctatccatatctgggaatgcTGTGCAG actctacctggctgctcTGCACTACAACGAAaatgctgatagaggacaagctaCAACTTCATCAGGGGATCCTCTCTTCAAAATGAGCTTCCCAAAATCCAGAAAGGGAGAATGCAGAGTCAAACCAGTGAAGACTGAGGCGACATTCC GGTATGTTGATGATTTGATGTGCATGATCATGGAGAAGGTCTTTGTCGACCCATCATCATACAGAGCTGAGATTCTGAACATGAACATCCCACCGGACCTGTCTTCACAATATGAGCATCCAGACAAGGAGGAGGTCATCGCCAGCTACGTGTCAAGATTCAatcaaggggggggggggtttgaaGCCTCCGTATCTTCCCTGGGCATCAGAAAACTCCAGACGTATCCGAAGAACGACACATGA